A region of Antedon mediterranea chromosome 8, ecAntMedi1.1, whole genome shotgun sequence DNA encodes the following proteins:
- the LOC140056366 gene encoding nudC domain-containing protein 1-like isoform X1, with translation MAEITETLSVDRTQLDPNFDGYKLSLDSLPIYSLPIESGIDSVRLRDDQYSYQHVKAFGLHNHLFLDIFNTNNVYYIDEKWHVRRLRVILETQLNNPEIVFEIPDFDQKRTLHRHNVSISFPSETIGILSDGTGTLIILATGERDTAELIPWKVLYSDMVCEDSQPFVLLDSVIHTLNGDEPVYECLLLYMQEKTKSGSASSGKDDSFEVILEWITFSNTTEDVSIKIIGRRKFSGASAPWMAAIDGNGGAVVWASETDFEVVQNTFKPITSNGHTEESEQEEEIPLYTWTQTQEDVIVTFIIPQDATKDDLTIRLTHDHIEISIKNDIVLLKGELPRYIDVETSSWTVENKKLDLMLAKKDIGTMWSEVVTGNSRGRYVIDPDQARIIHEKLAHLTSEELSPSPHPGGFRPGITPQELEDCDACPEADASMSRFDGNTNEITNKVSLGGHQWLFNVTLDPKQMPCICLRHDVDGIVWQSVTPDELQSNAWKHAATFNALGYIQAAKTSKKFASCSQDTSYAVLCDCVRHLYIYHQPSPTLSPLRNRKSGRVVNELAKQQVISLDVTDDILGMQATNQRLFVLTSKKLYVVKVCIEKNG, from the exons ATGGCAGAAATTACCGAGACATTAAGTGTTGATCGAACACAGCTGGATCCAAATTTTGATGGGTATAAACTGTCATTAGATTCATTGCCAATCTATTCACTACCAATAGAgtcag GAATAGATTCTGTGCGTTTACGCGACGATCAATATTCCTACCAACACGTGAAAGCGTTTGGATTGCACAACCACCTTTTCTTGGatatttttaatacaaacaatGTCTACTACATTGATGAGAAATGGCATGTTAGGCGTTTACGGGTGATTTTA gaGACACAGTTAAATAATCCAGAGATTGTTTTTGAAATTCCTGATTTTGATCAGAAGAGAACCTTGCACAGACACAATGTATCAATATCCTTTCCATCTGAAACGATCGGCATCTTATCAGATGGAACAGGAACATTGATTATTCTGGCAACTGGTGAGAGAGACACTGCTGAACTCATTCCATGGAAg GTACTATATTCAGATATGGTTTGTGAGGATAGTCAGCCTTTTGTACTATTAGACTCTGTGATACATACCCTGAATGGGGATGAACCTGTGTATGAATGCTTGCTGCTTTACATGCAGGAGAAAACAAAGTCTGGATCTGCAAGTTCAGGGAAAGATGACAGTTTTGAAGTTATTCTTGAATGGATTACTTTTTCTAATACAACAG AAGATGTATCTATAAAGATTATAGGGCGACGAAAGTTCAGTGGGGCTAGTGCTCCATGGATGGCAGCCATTGACGGTAATGGTGGCGCTGTAGTGTGGGCAAGTGAAACAGATTTTGAGGTTGTTCAGAACACTTTTAAGCCGATAACATCAAACGGGCATACAGAAGAAAGTGAACAAGAGg aagAAATACCGCTTTACACATGGACACAAACTCAAGAAGATGTCATCGTAACATTCATCATACCGCAAGACGCGACAAAAGATGATCTCACGATACGATTGACACATGATCACATTGAGATCAGCATCAAGAATGATATAGTATTGCTGAAAGGAGAACTACCGAGGTACATAGATGTAGAAACAAGCTCATGGACCGTAGAAAATAAAAA ACTAGATTTGATGCTTGCAAAGAAAGACATTGGCACAATGTGGAGTGAAGTAGTAACAGGAAACTCcagagggcgctatgtaattGATCCTGACCAAGCACGAATCATCCATGAAAAATTAGCACATTTAACGTCAGAGGAACTA AGTCCATCTCCCCATCCTGGGGGATTCAGACCTGGAATTACACCCCAGGAGCTTGAAGATTGCGATGCCTGCCCGGAGGCTGATGCATCCATGTCGAGGTTTGATGGAAATACAAACGAGATCACTAATAAA GTTAGTTTAGGTGGTCACCAGTGGCTGTTCAACGTGACTCTTGATCCAAAACAAATGCCATGCATCTGTCTTCGTCACGATGTTGATGGCATTGTCTGGCAATCAGTGACACCAGATGAACTGCAGTCCAATGCGTGGAAACATGCCGCGACATTCAACGCACTAGGTTACATACAGGCCGCTAAAACATCAAAGAAATTTGCATCCTGTTCCCAGGATACCTCATATGCTGTATTATGCGATTGTGTTCGGCATCTCTATATCTATCACCAACCGAGTCCAACGTTATCGCCGTTAAGAAATCGAAAAAGTGGTCGTGTTGTCAATGAACTTGCTAAACAGCAGGTGATAAGTTTAGATGTTACTGATGATATACTTGGCATGCAAGCTACTAATCAAAGACTCTTTGTACTAACTTCTAAAAAACTTTATGTTGTAAAAGTATGTATAGAAAAGAATGGTTGA
- the LOC140056366 gene encoding nudC domain-containing protein 1-like isoform X2, whose protein sequence is MAEITETLSVDRTQLDPNFDGYKLSLDSLPIYSLPIESGIDSVRLRDDQYSYQHVKAFGLHNHLFLDIFNTNNVYYIDEKWHVRRLRVILETQLNNPEIVFEIPDFDQKRTLHRHNVSISFPSETIGILSDGTGTLIILATGERDTAELIPWKVLYSDMVCEDSQPFVLLDSVIHTLNGDEPVYECLLLYMQEKTKSGSASSGKDDSFEVILEWITFSNTTEDVSIKIIGRRKFSGASAPWMAAIDGNGGAVVWASETDFEVVQNTFKPITSNGHTEESEQEEIPLYTWTQTQEDVIVTFIIPQDATKDDLTIRLTHDHIEISIKNDIVLLKGELPRYIDVETSSWTVENKKLDLMLAKKDIGTMWSEVVTGNSRGRYVIDPDQARIIHEKLAHLTSEELSPSPHPGGFRPGITPQELEDCDACPEADASMSRFDGNTNEITNKVSLGGHQWLFNVTLDPKQMPCICLRHDVDGIVWQSVTPDELQSNAWKHAATFNALGYIQAAKTSKKFASCSQDTSYAVLCDCVRHLYIYHQPSPTLSPLRNRKSGRVVNELAKQQVISLDVTDDILGMQATNQRLFVLTSKKLYVVKVCIEKNG, encoded by the exons ATGGCAGAAATTACCGAGACATTAAGTGTTGATCGAACACAGCTGGATCCAAATTTTGATGGGTATAAACTGTCATTAGATTCATTGCCAATCTATTCACTACCAATAGAgtcag GAATAGATTCTGTGCGTTTACGCGACGATCAATATTCCTACCAACACGTGAAAGCGTTTGGATTGCACAACCACCTTTTCTTGGatatttttaatacaaacaatGTCTACTACATTGATGAGAAATGGCATGTTAGGCGTTTACGGGTGATTTTA gaGACACAGTTAAATAATCCAGAGATTGTTTTTGAAATTCCTGATTTTGATCAGAAGAGAACCTTGCACAGACACAATGTATCAATATCCTTTCCATCTGAAACGATCGGCATCTTATCAGATGGAACAGGAACATTGATTATTCTGGCAACTGGTGAGAGAGACACTGCTGAACTCATTCCATGGAAg GTACTATATTCAGATATGGTTTGTGAGGATAGTCAGCCTTTTGTACTATTAGACTCTGTGATACATACCCTGAATGGGGATGAACCTGTGTATGAATGCTTGCTGCTTTACATGCAGGAGAAAACAAAGTCTGGATCTGCAAGTTCAGGGAAAGATGACAGTTTTGAAGTTATTCTTGAATGGATTACTTTTTCTAATACAACAG AAGATGTATCTATAAAGATTATAGGGCGACGAAAGTTCAGTGGGGCTAGTGCTCCATGGATGGCAGCCATTGACGGTAATGGTGGCGCTGTAGTGTGGGCAAGTGAAACAGATTTTGAGGTTGTTCAGAACACTTTTAAGCCGATAACATCAAACGGGCATACAGAAGAAAGTGAACAAGAGg AAATACCGCTTTACACATGGACACAAACTCAAGAAGATGTCATCGTAACATTCATCATACCGCAAGACGCGACAAAAGATGATCTCACGATACGATTGACACATGATCACATTGAGATCAGCATCAAGAATGATATAGTATTGCTGAAAGGAGAACTACCGAGGTACATAGATGTAGAAACAAGCTCATGGACCGTAGAAAATAAAAA ACTAGATTTGATGCTTGCAAAGAAAGACATTGGCACAATGTGGAGTGAAGTAGTAACAGGAAACTCcagagggcgctatgtaattGATCCTGACCAAGCACGAATCATCCATGAAAAATTAGCACATTTAACGTCAGAGGAACTA AGTCCATCTCCCCATCCTGGGGGATTCAGACCTGGAATTACACCCCAGGAGCTTGAAGATTGCGATGCCTGCCCGGAGGCTGATGCATCCATGTCGAGGTTTGATGGAAATACAAACGAGATCACTAATAAA GTTAGTTTAGGTGGTCACCAGTGGCTGTTCAACGTGACTCTTGATCCAAAACAAATGCCATGCATCTGTCTTCGTCACGATGTTGATGGCATTGTCTGGCAATCAGTGACACCAGATGAACTGCAGTCCAATGCGTGGAAACATGCCGCGACATTCAACGCACTAGGTTACATACAGGCCGCTAAAACATCAAAGAAATTTGCATCCTGTTCCCAGGATACCTCATATGCTGTATTATGCGATTGTGTTCGGCATCTCTATATCTATCACCAACCGAGTCCAACGTTATCGCCGTTAAGAAATCGAAAAAGTGGTCGTGTTGTCAATGAACTTGCTAAACAGCAGGTGATAAGTTTAGATGTTACTGATGATATACTTGGCATGCAAGCTACTAATCAAAGACTCTTTGTACTAACTTCTAAAAAACTTTATGTTGTAAAAGTATGTATAGAAAAGAATGGTTGA